One region of Yersinia bercovieri ATCC 43970 genomic DNA includes:
- the glnH gene encoding glutamine ABC transporter substrate-binding protein GlnH — protein MKSLVKVSLAALALAFAVSSHAAEKELIVATDTAFVPFEFKQGDKYVGFDIDLWDAIAKKLDVKYTLKPMDFSGIIPALQTKNVDLALAGITITDERKKAVDFSDGYYNSGLLVMVKADNNDIKGEADLQGKVVAVKSGTGSVDYAKANIKTKDLRQFPNIDNAYLELGTGRADAVLHDTPNILYFIKTAGNGQFKAVGDSIKAQQYGVAFPQGSDLRDKVNVALKSLKEDGTYAAIYKKWFGVEPK, from the coding sequence ATGAAGTCACTTGTTAAAGTTTCATTGGCCGCACTCGCACTGGCCTTTGCCGTTAGCTCCCACGCCGCAGAAAAAGAGTTGATTGTTGCTACAGATACCGCTTTCGTTCCATTTGAGTTCAAACAAGGGGATAAATACGTCGGTTTTGATATCGACTTATGGGATGCCATCGCGAAAAAACTGGATGTGAAATACACCCTGAAACCAATGGATTTCAGTGGCATCATTCCTGCACTGCAAACTAAGAACGTAGATCTGGCACTGGCGGGTATCACCATCACCGACGAACGTAAAAAAGCGGTCGATTTCTCTGACGGCTACTACAACAGCGGTCTGCTGGTCATGGTCAAAGCGGACAACAACGACATCAAAGGCGAAGCGGATCTGCAAGGCAAAGTGGTAGCAGTAAAAAGTGGCACCGGTTCTGTTGATTATGCTAAAGCCAACATCAAAACCAAAGACTTACGTCAATTCCCGAATATCGATAACGCCTATCTGGAGTTAGGAACTGGCCGTGCTGATGCCGTATTGCATGACACCCCCAACATCCTGTACTTCATCAAAACGGCCGGCAATGGTCAGTTTAAAGCGGTGGGCGACTCCATTAAAGCTCAGCAGTACGGCGTAGCATTCCCGCAAGGTAGTGACCTGCGTGATAAAGTCAACGTAGCTCTGAAATCTCTGAAAGAAGACGGCACTTACGCTGCAATTTATAAAAAATGGTTCGGCGTAGAACCTAAATAA